The Pedobacter roseus genome contains a region encoding:
- a CDS encoding FRG domain-containing protein yields the protein MNLGDIAFDPIVTEVNSLTEALALAEKWKAEGKYDLFRGQAQNWEVVSSLHRLNETQYLAAKDRITMFYHFASENKILQKHLGKVDELFAIAQHYGLPTNYIDFTTVPEVAGYFATHSAANQPGQQACIICVNSQDFASLVEFAESYFKKILKANELRPCFLSVSVANLWRLEAQHGQFLYTPFKGIENFYQFNRILFSYQEPSNAIQDNDIYPDKKSILEMNLDHYFEAERRSNNMTFIKSLLPAQQVKILPETDMYEYVSKGMPRHRSWQRKKIRNWLESSPETWSSFNRKHMVTLDILLSDIRALNLNNYITQLTDAINTLSENRNEAFSIHVTRNKIPFAKKLQQQIDFGCNLIWDGMRLLPYSSAQIAVAIIRFVFMAAIHHKNPIHNFNPLIPDKVLVEMTNGDGAQSRAQVCGYGILWAKRNSIAKYIKEGLEEDIDSNPVALVQLIYHPQYLFRFEKLCELFSENVIPSQMVLELDAEHPTVYFNPAHLKVFGLA from the coding sequence ATGAATCTAGGTGATATCGCCTTCGATCCTATAGTTACAGAAGTGAACAGCCTAACTGAAGCGCTTGCTTTAGCTGAAAAATGGAAAGCGGAAGGCAAATACGATCTCTTTAGGGGGCAGGCCCAGAACTGGGAAGTCGTTTCCTCACTCCATAGGCTTAATGAAACGCAGTATCTCGCTGCCAAGGACCGAATAACCATGTTCTACCATTTCGCTTCCGAAAACAAAATACTACAAAAGCACCTAGGCAAGGTTGATGAACTTTTTGCCATCGCCCAACATTACGGCCTGCCCACCAACTATATCGACTTTACGACAGTACCAGAGGTAGCCGGTTATTTCGCCACGCACTCTGCCGCTAACCAGCCCGGTCAGCAGGCCTGTATCATTTGCGTAAATTCCCAGGACTTCGCCAGCCTAGTCGAGTTTGCTGAATCCTACTTCAAGAAGATACTCAAAGCCAACGAACTGCGTCCCTGCTTCCTCTCGGTTTCTGTGGCGAACCTCTGGCGGCTAGAAGCCCAGCATGGACAGTTCCTGTACACCCCATTTAAAGGAATCGAAAATTTCTACCAGTTCAACCGGATTCTTTTTTCTTACCAGGAGCCATCGAATGCCATACAGGACAACGACATTTATCCCGATAAAAAGAGCATACTTGAGATGAATCTGGACCATTATTTCGAGGCCGAGCGCAGAAGCAATAACATGACCTTTATCAAATCCCTACTGCCGGCTCAACAGGTCAAAATACTTCCGGAGACGGACATGTATGAATATGTAAGTAAAGGAATGCCCAGGCACCGTTCCTGGCAAAGGAAAAAGATTAGAAACTGGCTGGAATCCTCACCAGAAACCTGGTCGAGCTTTAACCGGAAACATATGGTTACCCTGGATATCCTTCTAAGCGACATTCGAGCGCTGAATCTCAACAACTACATCACCCAGTTGACCGATGCCATCAACACGCTGAGCGAAAACCGAAACGAAGCATTTTCCATACATGTTACAAGAAACAAGATTCCATTCGCCAAAAAACTGCAGCAGCAAATCGACTTCGGATGCAACCTCATCTGGGACGGTATGCGGTTGCTGCCCTATAGCAGTGCGCAGATTGCCGTAGCTATCATTCGCTTTGTCTTCATGGCCGCCATCCATCATAAAAACCCAATTCACAACTTTAATCCGCTGATTCCCGATAAAGTATTGGTGGAAATGACCAATGGGGATGGCGCCCAAAGCAGGGCGCAAGTGTGCGGTTATGGGATATTATGGGCAAAGCGCAACTCGATAGCGAAATATATCAAAGAGGGATTGGAGGAAGATATTGATAGCAATCCCGTGGCACTTGTACAACTCATCTATCATCCGCAGTACCTGTTTCGGTTCGAGAAGCTGTGCGAGCTATTTTCAGAAAACGTCATTCCTAGCCAGATGGTACTTGAACTGGACGCTGAACATCCGACGGTTTATTTCAACCCCGCACACCTCAAGGTATTTGGACTGGCTTAA
- a CDS encoding DUF6119 family protein, translating to MTQNPTVYRINRRHRLLRSLKDNTAIIKYILASNPLKKQSVTEILDRLTTYETEQHKYSLFVDNGHEAESDWKDFLPEDLTIDRDFSQQLLSLVLFVETSIDLLVIVGGSAFRIILPYIDESYGLNTYSRIMTRDQDELISIRSRGITGNRVGMNEQFRKDFRIMDFIRFGKFPVEIQLRLSRTTTDTHFSYLKTKANERVQITVSKGFKVKKAIDFDALDDLVSELNYIQELAPSDYLSSYEEVTDSGFIRDQLYPLLIQQLYNDIPYINRTVDEYQPHFEFDFCDPNNIEKFYEADYYILKAKTDDGGHKQFGRAEHKDEIYLKVMRHALTQVGENDKFSLMVFLQGVRVTCYHNNKKSVGSAFLYHFNAEFHLDQTPYFLIDTKWFKLRATFVNELQTDALHIFRANKTPKTILDLPWDKKILATERDYNLSYQGRAGYIVMDTFTPDGIELCDLIHYDKDNIYLIHVKYGFGGQIRELTNQIILSARRLKFDLASKEKKWLEEAHALAERAGHVQGLSFEDFKSLFVTKKVNYVLAFCSHLKDDFLVEDQIERFKSNIARFSLIECSSDMRQSYFELYVAQISRNSPG from the coding sequence ATGACCCAAAACCCAACCGTTTACCGCATCAATCGCAGACACCGATTGCTCAGGTCCCTAAAGGACAATACCGCCATCATCAAATATATCCTGGCCAGCAATCCACTCAAAAAGCAATCGGTCACCGAAATCCTGGACCGACTGACCACCTACGAGACCGAACAGCACAAATACTCACTTTTCGTGGACAATGGCCATGAAGCCGAATCGGATTGGAAGGACTTTTTGCCAGAGGACCTCACGATAGACCGCGATTTTTCCCAGCAACTCTTATCGCTCGTACTCTTTGTCGAGACCAGCATTGACTTACTGGTCATCGTTGGAGGAAGCGCCTTTCGCATCATCCTTCCTTATATCGATGAGTCTTACGGACTGAACACCTACAGCCGCATCATGACCAGGGATCAAGATGAGCTCATCTCTATCCGCTCCCGCGGCATCACCGGAAATAGGGTAGGCATGAATGAACAGTTTCGAAAAGATTTCCGAATCATGGACTTCATCAGGTTTGGGAAATTTCCGGTGGAGATACAACTCAGACTTTCCAGAACGACCACAGATACTCATTTCTCCTACCTGAAGACCAAGGCCAACGAACGCGTCCAGATCACCGTCAGCAAAGGCTTCAAGGTCAAAAAAGCAATTGATTTCGATGCCCTGGACGACCTGGTGAGCGAACTCAACTACATACAGGAACTAGCGCCGTCAGATTACCTAAGCTCCTATGAAGAGGTCACTGACAGCGGTTTCATCAGGGATCAACTTTATCCCTTACTGATCCAGCAGCTATACAACGACATACCGTACATTAACCGCACCGTTGATGAATACCAGCCCCATTTTGAATTTGATTTCTGTGATCCCAACAATATCGAAAAGTTTTACGAGGCGGACTACTACATATTGAAAGCAAAAACGGACGACGGAGGTCATAAACAATTTGGGAGGGCAGAGCACAAAGATGAAATTTACCTCAAAGTCATGCGGCACGCGCTGACGCAGGTGGGCGAAAACGATAAGTTCAGCCTGATGGTCTTTCTTCAGGGCGTTCGGGTGACCTGTTACCACAACAATAAAAAAAGTGTCGGTTCCGCCTTTCTCTACCATTTCAACGCGGAATTCCACCTCGACCAAACACCCTATTTTCTCATTGATACCAAATGGTTCAAACTGCGTGCAACCTTTGTCAATGAACTGCAGACCGATGCCCTCCATATCTTCAGGGCCAATAAGACCCCGAAGACAATCCTGGATCTGCCATGGGACAAAAAAATCTTGGCCACAGAAAGAGACTACAACCTGAGCTACCAGGGCAGGGCAGGCTATATCGTCATGGACACCTTTACCCCAGATGGTATTGAACTCTGTGACCTTATCCATTATGACAAGGACAATATCTACCTCATCCATGTCAAATACGGTTTTGGAGGACAGATCCGTGAGCTGACCAACCAGATTATCCTATCGGCGCGAAGGCTAAAATTCGATCTGGCCAGCAAAGAAAAAAAATGGCTGGAGGAAGCGCATGCCCTAGCTGAACGGGCCGGCCATGTCCAGGGCCTATCCTTCGAGGATTTCAAAAGCCTCTTTGTGACAAAGAAAGTAAACTATGTACTTGCATTTTGCTCGCATCTTAAAGATGATTTCTTAGTGGAAGACCAGATTGAACGCTTCAAGTCCAATATCGCCAGATTTTCGCTCATCGAATGCTCGAGCGATATGAGGCAAAGCTACTTCGAACTTTACGTCGCCCAGATCAGCCGGAATAGTCCGGGATGA
- a CDS encoding NERD domain-containing protein, with the protein MDELEAQSKKLKQLVGKYDPDVFVGRITTLIKTITMPSQKHIYAGLISPFRQLIYLMNLNLTSPIEEVKDLDFPQRDWDGIKAYLRSINTIYDQTYGEQKVLSQHLDEEQFVRNAVSLSTYTAFFHQGPLKFEEQVIEKILRVFKNIHQELEAELGLNPADFIAIYDELDKLCHRKLNRAWDRENKEENEYLDSIQSGIKLGKYSFREGMATVGEKDMELMQALTNPAASHYFSLADLEGKCGTEKLAKFLSYFSLRREHNERFLYFSGANQLLKKPIYRMGDGQYLVIDYKVLLDAIYEFLTVTAKSILKDSNRITRVRDKYLELKVTELFKDFYSRDKGARFYENFHVDGSEHDLLILSGKTAIIVEVKAGNIREPTFDPGRAYDKIKKDFNNTIGYGYEQTFKIKEFFLDRANFDITDDENVFLETIDTRPFKQVFSVVVTLEKFGHIQNDLSKMLSLFEDDRYPWSVCLDDMEIFLLAMKNKNMTIADFHLFLNLRQNLHANLQANDEGRVTGYFLSHKNFLKMRKTHGKYNPVLDDDLIYDNLYKKVLGFKDERNVEFKTNPGYIHLM; encoded by the coding sequence TTGGACGAGTTAGAAGCACAATCGAAGAAATTAAAGCAATTGGTTGGGAAGTATGATCCCGATGTATTTGTTGGAAGAATCACTACGCTGATCAAGACCATTACTATGCCCAGTCAAAAGCATATTTATGCAGGTCTTATCTCACCGTTTCGCCAGTTGATATACCTGATGAATCTGAATCTAACCTCGCCTATTGAAGAAGTTAAGGATTTGGATTTTCCTCAGCGGGATTGGGACGGAATAAAGGCATACCTGCGTTCTATTAATACCATTTATGACCAGACCTACGGTGAGCAGAAGGTTTTATCTCAGCATTTGGATGAGGAACAGTTTGTTCGAAATGCTGTTTCGCTATCAACTTATACCGCTTTTTTTCACCAGGGGCCACTTAAGTTTGAGGAGCAGGTGATAGAGAAAATTTTAAGGGTTTTTAAGAATATCCATCAGGAACTGGAGGCAGAGCTGGGATTGAATCCGGCAGACTTTATCGCTATTTATGATGAATTGGATAAACTCTGTCACCGCAAGCTTAACCGCGCGTGGGATAGGGAAAATAAAGAAGAAAACGAATATCTGGATAGTATCCAGTCAGGTATTAAATTGGGAAAATACTCTTTCAGGGAAGGTATGGCTACGGTGGGAGAAAAAGATATGGAACTTATGCAGGCCTTGACTAATCCAGCCGCGAGTCATTATTTTTCTTTAGCTGATCTGGAAGGGAAATGCGGCACCGAAAAGCTTGCTAAGTTCCTTTCTTACTTTTCACTTCGAAGGGAGCATAATGAGCGATTCCTTTATTTTAGTGGAGCAAACCAGTTGCTTAAAAAGCCAATTTACCGGATGGGGGATGGACAGTATCTGGTTATTGATTATAAAGTACTATTGGATGCTATTTATGAATTTTTAACTGTTACTGCCAAGTCTATTTTAAAGGATAGCAACCGGATTACTAGGGTGAGGGACAAATATTTGGAATTGAAAGTTACTGAACTTTTTAAGGACTTTTATTCCAGGGATAAAGGGGCAAGGTTTTATGAGAACTTTCATGTCGATGGCTCGGAACATGACCTGCTTATTCTCTCAGGTAAAACTGCAATCATTGTTGAGGTTAAAGCAGGTAATATCCGCGAACCTACCTTTGATCCTGGAAGGGCTTACGATAAGATCAAAAAGGATTTTAATAACACCATAGGGTATGGGTATGAGCAAACCTTCAAGATAAAGGAGTTTTTCCTGGACAGAGCCAATTTTGATATAACTGATGATGAAAATGTGTTTTTAGAAACAATTGATACTAGGCCATTTAAGCAGGTGTTTTCTGTTGTGGTGACGTTAGAAAAGTTCGGACATATTCAGAATGATCTCTCCAAGATGCTTTCCTTATTTGAGGATGATCGCTACCCCTGGTCGGTATGTTTGGATGACATGGAAATATTTTTATTGGCGATGAAGAACAAAAATATGACCATTGCCGATTTTCATCTGTTTTTGAACCTTCGGCAAAACCTGCATGCCAATTTACAGGCAAATGATGAAGGAAGGGTAACCGGATATTTTTTATCGCACAAGAATTTTTTAAAGATGAGAAAAACGCATGGCAAATATAACCCGGTCCTGGACGATGATCTTATTTATGATAATCTTTATAAAAAAGTATTAGGATTTAAAGATGAGCGGAACGTAGAGTTTAAGACCAATCCTGGTTATATCCATCTGATGTAA
- a CDS encoding KAP family P-loop NTPase fold protein gives MKKYLDDKAVDDAADDKFGHLNLAKQISEIIKEQTTDLPINIGLFGKWGVGKSTVIELLEKNVLAKDIANEDICFIRVNVWKYHSVTSIRNKIFYQIGKVLDVEEKVRSIYESSTTTSSKTNYKGFFETLFGNRFSKNKFENYAVTAILLVTFFIALFCLHKLIPQLGLVASQGISILVSVGLTKLVFDNFMKTFVHTTAVVSKPFESEEQFEHAVIDLFNAEKFVKMKKILFIDDLDRCSSDKVLMTLETIKTFLQINNCVFIVACDQDMVKKAVIDSNKDFKYSDKDGANYLEKFFQHFIYLPPYLPTNLRNYTKQLITDAGLSIGTDLSDKQLDAVIYILAYRDIINPRKIKVLLNSFIFDYYSIKEKESDINHPLQTGYITQFPERLAILTILKIDFPLFTNDLVVDPTLASKLAYNDSNIDSLKFQKRYFSDIQENEKDYHSQLLAYLFLVKDWVPRDFTPYLFVALETTGFNELSAADHSKYMRLVRDGNQHIFQEIERLEETDRNLACATIGSLLDSLTNIVERKNATIIFSEVAQRYPEVSKYIHSPQVLYAFRSNYESWFEKDEDFTRINSFGLINLIIYAYNHAHIEQGRALLNATTNFNKVEFSNLFFLLRFIGKDYFHTIESETLKDEIEPVLLSDIPESLTVENYRSIVPDFLGVTISGKEFARYCHPMMIKLAKIVGDEYLALKTETEKSADDLSFFVNFFNYLHNNDLDGQIVIFLGKLARRHEPLYKLFVTKFQELFKASKLIAEYLFTNEDILYEDEGDGVFLELILRICSARILSRKGEGAPEVNKSVYPVLDHANRFLDSYNSEPVNLAMMSCYRNIHLARGLQKPLKQEFIRDMILKNPLITRVETNLTMLLDLGAREYRAPEIKCAITQQFIEAVSSELDNVEKVEAFIKKYPGMIDTYDKRFTASQVSEMFKANKTEAAPLFGNLLKAMLSNLRKPLDLKYISEAIAEEKSPAHVTFCLGILTMEVNFTKPTNRHLAEVLPKIIGKTTLKPSDNVRYFDYPQIHRSRMLEVLLLHTDLTFDGDAYGYIQSKAIGLTHLKTNKARLKLLDALIMENSVRDRPLERLYTVFIMTCKLVRSTFGEGFSSLLDYFTAIVYKILQDKRSTLKSELQTLFIHFQAGFKAEEFRLEREEQLKLDEILATVLKVNPKLGNRANKLRQTFRMTKS, from the coding sequence CCAGCAAAACCAACTACAAAGGCTTTTTCGAGACGTTGTTTGGCAATCGTTTCTCCAAGAACAAATTTGAGAATTATGCTGTAACAGCGATTTTGCTCGTTACTTTTTTCATCGCACTCTTCTGCCTTCACAAACTCATTCCGCAGTTGGGCTTAGTGGCCAGCCAAGGCATCTCCATACTGGTGTCGGTAGGCTTAACCAAGCTCGTGTTTGACAATTTCATGAAGACCTTTGTCCATACCACAGCGGTCGTTTCCAAGCCATTTGAATCCGAAGAACAGTTCGAGCATGCAGTCATTGATTTATTCAATGCAGAAAAATTCGTCAAAATGAAAAAGATCCTCTTTATTGATGATTTGGACAGGTGTTCCTCGGATAAGGTATTGATGACACTGGAAACGATAAAGACCTTTCTGCAGATCAACAATTGTGTCTTTATTGTCGCCTGTGATCAGGATATGGTCAAAAAGGCAGTTATCGATAGCAATAAGGATTTCAAATATTCCGATAAAGACGGTGCGAACTATTTGGAGAAATTCTTTCAACATTTTATTTATCTGCCTCCCTATTTGCCAACCAATCTCCGGAATTATACCAAACAACTCATCACCGATGCAGGGTTGAGCATCGGCACAGACCTAAGCGATAAACAACTGGATGCCGTGATCTATATCCTAGCTTACCGGGACATCATCAATCCCCGGAAAATCAAGGTATTACTAAACAGTTTTATATTCGATTATTATTCCATTAAAGAAAAGGAGTCGGACATAAACCACCCATTGCAAACGGGCTATATCACGCAATTTCCTGAAAGACTGGCGATTTTAACCATCCTGAAGATCGATTTTCCACTTTTTACCAATGACTTAGTCGTCGATCCAACACTGGCCTCAAAGCTTGCTTACAACGATTCAAATATAGATTCACTAAAGTTTCAGAAGCGTTATTTTTCCGACATTCAGGAAAACGAAAAGGACTACCATAGCCAATTGTTAGCCTATCTGTTCTTGGTGAAGGATTGGGTTCCAAGGGACTTTACACCATACCTGTTCGTTGCCTTGGAAACTACGGGATTCAACGAGCTTTCAGCTGCTGACCATTCCAAATACATGCGGTTGGTGCGGGATGGGAATCAGCATATTTTCCAGGAGATTGAACGCCTGGAAGAAACAGACCGAAACTTAGCCTGCGCAACCATCGGATCATTGCTGGACTCATTGACCAATATCGTCGAGCGGAAGAATGCCACAATCATCTTCAGCGAAGTCGCTCAACGGTATCCTGAAGTTTCCAAATATATTCATTCCCCTCAGGTGCTTTATGCCTTTAGGTCCAATTATGAGTCTTGGTTCGAGAAAGATGAAGATTTCACCCGGATAAACAGTTTTGGTCTGATCAATTTGATCATATATGCTTATAACCATGCACACATCGAGCAGGGTAGGGCACTGTTGAATGCAACTACGAATTTTAACAAAGTAGAATTCTCAAACCTATTTTTCCTGCTTCGGTTTATCGGTAAGGATTATTTTCATACGATCGAATCCGAAACGTTAAAGGACGAAATTGAACCCGTTTTATTGTCAGATATCCCTGAATCTTTAACAGTTGAAAACTACAGATCAATTGTTCCTGATTTTTTAGGTGTCACCATTAGCGGAAAGGAATTTGCCCGATACTGCCACCCCATGATGATAAAACTGGCCAAGATTGTTGGCGATGAATATCTCGCTTTAAAAACCGAAACAGAAAAATCAGCCGATGACCTCAGTTTTTTTGTGAACTTTTTCAATTATCTGCATAACAATGACCTGGACGGTCAGATCGTCATCTTTCTGGGTAAACTGGCCCGGAGGCACGAACCACTTTACAAATTGTTCGTCACCAAGTTTCAGGAGCTGTTTAAGGCTAGCAAGTTAATCGCGGAGTATCTTTTTACCAATGAGGATATTCTCTATGAAGATGAGGGGGACGGCGTTTTTCTCGAACTCATTCTTCGAATCTGTTCGGCCAGAATCTTGTCAAGGAAAGGGGAAGGAGCACCAGAAGTCAACAAATCGGTATATCCTGTTCTCGATCATGCCAACAGATTTTTGGACAGCTATAACTCGGAACCGGTCAATCTTGCGATGATGTCCTGCTATAGAAATATTCATCTTGCTCGAGGTCTGCAAAAACCATTGAAGCAGGAATTTATAAGGGATATGATCCTAAAAAATCCATTGATCACCCGTGTAGAGACGAACCTCACCATGCTCCTGGATCTTGGGGCAAGGGAGTACAGGGCCCCTGAAATCAAATGTGCAATTACCCAGCAATTTATTGAAGCGGTATCCTCTGAGCTGGATAACGTCGAAAAAGTGGAGGCGTTTATCAAAAAATATCCGGGAATGATAGATACCTATGATAAGCGTTTTACGGCAAGCCAGGTTTCCGAGATGTTCAAGGCCAATAAAACTGAGGCTGCCCCTTTATTTGGTAACCTGTTGAAGGCCATGCTGTCAAACTTGCGTAAACCACTGGATTTAAAATACATCAGCGAGGCAATTGCCGAAGAAAAAAGTCCTGCACATGTCACATTCTGCCTGGGTATACTGACGATGGAGGTAAATTTTACCAAGCCGACGAACCGCCATCTTGCCGAAGTGCTTCCAAAGATCATTGGCAAGACCACCTTGAAACCCAGTGATAATGTCCGTTATTTTGATTATCCCCAAATTCACAGGAGCAGAATGCTCGAGGTGTTGCTGCTACATACTGATCTCACCTTTGATGGTGATGCCTATGGCTATATCCAATCGAAAGCAATCGGTTTGACTCATCTCAAAACCAATAAAGCCAGACTCAAGCTGCTGGATGCCCTTATCATGGAGAATAGCGTCAGAGACAGACCGTTGGAGCGGCTGTATACCGTGTTCATCATGACTTGCAAGCTTGTGAGATCGACCTTTGGCGAGGGATTTTCATCTTTGCTGGATTATTTTACAGCCATCGTCTATAAAATACTCCAGGACAAGCGGTCTACACTAAAGAGCGAGCTACAGACCCTATTTATTCACTTCCAGGCAGGTTTTAAAGCAGAAGAATTTAGGCTCGAAAGGGAAGAACAGCTCAAGCTCGATGAAATCTTGGCTACGGTGCTAAAAGTCAATCCGAAGCTTGGCAATAGAGCCAATAAGCTCCGGCAAACTTTTAGGATGACCAAGTCTTAA
- a CDS encoding nSTAND3 domain-containing NTPase has translation MKYNLEVLHNKDFEELAKDLLEADLPWIKLQSFRSGRDKGIDLRYAGDHENELIVQAKHYLRSKFADLKRQMKLEKKKIDALNPRPKRYILFTSFDLGVEQTDELVQMFQPYLKNSQDIYGLGRIESLIASHPKIEKRHYKLWLTSSSVLEHILHNGVSGRSEFVASKILMRSKLYVPTQNLDRAVSKLNENKVLIITGEPGVGKTTIAYQLLYNLLAEGFELVNIDGRIDDAEDLLFLHPEKKQVAFFDDFLGANIAEILNPRNSQNHLVNFVERVRDTKNKLLILTTRTTILNQANQHYYKFKRIGTEDELRYSVVIKDYSKLDKARILYNHIYHLLPSDNQEVFFEDNYYKNIVSHENFFPRLIEFITTASYLKGRNVVSARAFIQKSLDHPSEIWEHAYREQLNPEDQFLITTLFSFGKNYLEIDALRTAFNARYDYEIKHNGFMRKTDAFGISLSNLGDGFISTYIDKNDTSVSISLLNPSIADFLLNYLQERPDELRRLFFSATYLDQITFYFGERTQSLRIPAAETGHYFKRFIEISAQLKLLAADRLSLPMQLVYVHLHLFKENTSADTLLELLGQVQFSDFAISDNRYYLILNELEEFPEVQRYISENWFDFLVLAINVASDSTRMNVYFSHFKALGIDELIWSENPEFLDELLYVLNREFGHLIDDFDYSSVRENAFFWDEDSSPEYDENDVVNVIEREFDNFLDEYELSHYKDLFWERIDFDASRVLTRQVENWNDYSDYSNDYARESLTQSREQISPDSEIDRLFER, from the coding sequence ATGAAATACAATTTAGAAGTACTGCACAATAAAGATTTTGAAGAGCTGGCAAAAGACCTGCTGGAAGCGGATTTGCCCTGGATCAAACTGCAGTCGTTCCGTTCCGGTAGAGACAAAGGGATCGACCTGAGGTATGCGGGTGATCACGAAAACGAGCTCATCGTCCAGGCCAAGCACTACCTGCGCTCGAAATTTGCTGACCTCAAACGTCAGATGAAGCTTGAAAAAAAGAAGATAGATGCGCTGAACCCAAGGCCAAAAAGATACATTCTTTTTACCTCATTTGACCTGGGGGTAGAACAGACTGATGAACTCGTTCAAATGTTTCAGCCCTATTTGAAGAATTCCCAGGATATCTATGGACTGGGCAGAATCGAATCGCTCATTGCCTCCCATCCAAAGATCGAAAAAAGACACTATAAATTATGGCTCACCAGCAGCAGCGTGCTGGAACATATACTACATAATGGGGTGAGCGGGCGCTCGGAATTTGTGGCATCCAAAATACTGATGCGTTCCAAGCTATATGTCCCCACCCAGAACCTGGACAGGGCAGTGAGCAAACTCAACGAGAACAAAGTATTGATCATCACCGGGGAGCCCGGAGTCGGCAAGACAACCATTGCCTACCAGCTGCTGTACAATTTACTGGCGGAAGGCTTCGAACTGGTCAACATCGATGGCAGGATAGACGATGCAGAAGATCTGCTATTTCTACACCCCGAAAAGAAACAGGTTGCTTTCTTTGATGACTTCCTGGGTGCCAACATCGCAGAAATCCTCAATCCCCGCAATTCCCAGAACCACCTGGTCAACTTCGTGGAGCGTGTGCGGGATACCAAGAACAAACTGCTGATACTCACCACCAGGACCACGATCTTAAACCAAGCGAACCAGCATTACTATAAATTCAAAAGGATCGGGACCGAGGATGAGCTTAGGTATAGTGTGGTCATCAAGGATTATTCGAAGCTCGACAAAGCCCGGATTCTTTACAACCACATCTATCACCTATTGCCCAGCGACAATCAAGAGGTCTTTTTTGAGGATAACTATTACAAGAACATCGTCAGCCATGAGAACTTTTTTCCGCGGCTGATCGAATTCATCACTACAGCGAGTTATCTCAAAGGCAGAAATGTGGTCTCCGCAAGGGCCTTCATCCAAAAGAGCCTGGATCACCCCAGCGAGATCTGGGAGCACGCCTACCGCGAACAGCTCAATCCGGAAGACCAGTTTCTAATTACGACCCTTTTCAGCTTTGGCAAGAATTATCTGGAGATCGATGCGCTAAGGACTGCCTTCAACGCCAGATATGATTATGAGATCAAACATAATGGATTTATGCGCAAGACCGATGCCTTTGGTATCTCGCTCTCCAATCTCGGAGACGGATTTATCAGTACCTACATCGATAAAAACGATACCTCCGTTTCCATCAGTTTATTAAACCCCTCCATCGCTGACTTCCTGCTCAATTACCTACAGGAACGGCCCGACGAGCTCCGCCGGTTATTCTTTTCTGCAACTTATCTCGACCAGATCACTTTTTACTTCGGTGAAAGGACGCAATCACTGCGCATCCCGGCGGCAGAAACCGGGCATTATTTCAAACGGTTCATTGAAATTTCTGCTCAGCTCAAACTGCTTGCGGCTGATAGGCTCAGCCTGCCAATGCAGCTGGTTTACGTGCACCTGCACTTATTCAAAGAAAATACCAGCGCGGATACACTGCTTGAGCTCCTTGGACAGGTTCAGTTCAGCGATTTTGCCATCTCCGATAACCGGTATTATCTGATCCTAAACGAACTTGAGGAGTTTCCTGAGGTTCAGCGCTACATCAGTGAGAACTGGTTTGACTTTTTAGTATTGGCCATTAATGTCGCCTCCGACAGCACCAGGATGAATGTATACTTCTCCCATTTCAAAGCGCTTGGAATTGATGAGCTCATCTGGAGTGAAAACCCAGAATTCCTGGATGAGCTGTTATACGTCTTAAACCGGGAATTCGGTCATCTGATCGATGATTTTGACTATTCTTCGGTTAGGGAAAATGCATTTTTCTGGGACGAAGATTCCAGTCCGGAATATGATGAGAATGATGTCGTAAACGTTATTGAACGCGAATTTGACAATTTTCTGGATGAATATGAACTCTCGCATTATAAGGATCTTTTTTGGGAGCGCATTGATTTCGATGCTTCCCGTGTTCTGACCCGGCAAGTAGAGAACTGGAATGATTACAGTGACTATTCCAACGATTACGCCAGGGAGAGCCTAACCCAGTCTCGGGAACAGATCAGCCCGGATTCGGAGATTGATCGGCTGTTCGAGCGCTGA